One genomic window of Rhizobium sp. Pop5 includes the following:
- a CDS encoding 3-methyl-2-oxobutanoate dehydrogenase (2-methylpropanoyl-transferring) subunit alpha, translating to MVDSARLSLHVPEPAVRPGGQPDFSNVKIAKAGSVPRPEVDVASEDIRDLAYSIIRVLNRDGEAVGPWAGSLPDEELLTGLRNMMKLRAFDARMLMAQRQGKTSFYMQHLGEEAVSCAFRKALNKGDMNFPTYRQAGLLISDDYPMVEMMNQIYSNESDPLRGRQLPIMYSSKEHGFFTISGNLATQYVQAVGWAMASAIKNDSRIAAAWIGDGSTAESDFHSALVFASTYKAPVILNIVNNQWAISTFQGIARGGSGTFAARGLGFGIPALRVDGNDYLAVHAVARWAAERARRNLGPTLIEYVTYRVGAHSTSDDPSAYRPKTESEAWPLGDPVLRLKKHLIVKGAWSEERHVQAEAEITDEVIEAQRQAEAHGTLHAGGKPSVRDIFEGVYAEMPAHIRRQRQKAGY from the coding sequence ATGGTGGATTCCGCTCGTTTGAGCCTGCACGTCCCCGAACCCGCCGTCCGCCCGGGCGGCCAGCCCGATTTTTCCAACGTCAAGATCGCCAAGGCTGGTTCCGTGCCGCGGCCGGAGGTCGATGTCGCATCCGAAGACATCCGCGATCTCGCCTATTCGATCATCCGCGTCTTGAACCGCGACGGCGAGGCGGTCGGACCCTGGGCGGGCTCGCTCCCCGATGAAGAGCTGCTGACCGGGCTGCGCAACATGATGAAGCTGCGCGCCTTCGATGCCCGCATGCTGATGGCGCAGCGGCAGGGCAAGACCTCCTTCTATATGCAGCATCTCGGCGAAGAAGCGGTGAGCTGTGCCTTCCGCAAGGCGCTCAACAAGGGAGATATGAATTTCCCGACCTATCGCCAGGCGGGCCTCTTGATATCAGACGACTACCCGATGGTCGAGATGATGAACCAGATCTACTCGAACGAGAGCGATCCGCTGCGCGGTCGGCAATTGCCGATCATGTATTCCTCCAAGGAACACGGCTTCTTCACCATCTCCGGCAATCTCGCCACCCAATATGTGCAGGCGGTCGGCTGGGCGATGGCTTCGGCGATCAAGAACGACAGCCGGATTGCGGCGGCCTGGATCGGCGACGGGTCGACGGCGGAATCGGATTTCCACTCGGCGCTGGTTTTCGCCTCGACTTACAAGGCGCCCGTGATCCTCAATATCGTCAACAATCAGTGGGCGATCTCCACCTTCCAGGGCATTGCCCGCGGCGGCTCCGGCACCTTCGCCGCCCGCGGTCTCGGCTTCGGCATTCCGGCTCTGCGGGTCGACGGCAACGACTATCTCGCTGTCCATGCCGTCGCCCGCTGGGCGGCCGAGCGGGCGCGGCGCAATCTCGGCCCGACGCTGATCGAATATGTGACCTATCGCGTCGGCGCGCATTCGACCTCCGACGATCCGAGTGCCTACCGCCCGAAGACGGAATCAGAGGCCTGGCCGCTCGGCGATCCCGTGCTGCGGCTGAAGAAACATCTGATCGTCAAGGGCGCATGGTCGGAGGAGCGGCACGTGCAGGCGGAAGCCGAAATCACGGATGAGGTGATCGAGGCGCAGCGCCAGGCGGAGGCGCACGGCACGCTGCACGCCGGCGGCAAGCCTTCGGTGCGTGATATTTTCGAAGGCGTCTATGCCGAGATGCCGGCGCATATCCGCCGACAGCGGCAGAAGGCGGGGTACTGA
- a CDS encoding alpha-ketoacid dehydrogenase subunit beta codes for MARMTMIEAVRSAMDVSMAKDDNVVVFGEDVGYFGGVFRSTQGLQAKYGRTRCFDTPISESGIVGTAIGMAAYGLKPCVEIQFADYMYPAYDQLTQEAARIRYRSNGDFTCPIVVRMPTGGGIFGGQTHSQSPEALFTHVCGLKVIVPSNPYDAKGLLIAAIEDPDPVMFLEPKRLYNGPFDGHHERPVTPWSKHDLGEVPDGHYTIPIGKAEVRRAGSAVTVVAYGTMVHVALAAAEDAGIDAEVIDLRSLLPLDLDTIVKSVTKTGRCVVVHEATLTSGFGAEVVALVQEHCFYHLEAPVVRVAGWDTPYPHAQEWDYFPGPGRVGRALAEVMEA; via the coding sequence ATGGCCAGGATGACGATGATCGAGGCCGTGCGCAGCGCCATGGACGTCTCGATGGCGAAGGACGACAATGTCGTCGTTTTCGGTGAGGATGTCGGTTATTTCGGCGGTGTCTTCCGCTCGACGCAGGGCCTGCAGGCAAAATACGGCAGGACGCGCTGCTTCGACACGCCGATCAGCGAATCCGGCATCGTCGGCACGGCAATCGGCATGGCCGCCTATGGGCTGAAGCCCTGTGTCGAGATCCAGTTCGCCGATTATATGTACCCGGCCTATGACCAGCTGACGCAGGAGGCTGCGCGCATCCGCTACCGGTCGAATGGCGATTTTACCTGCCCGATCGTCGTGCGTATGCCGACAGGCGGCGGCATCTTCGGCGGCCAGACGCACAGCCAGAGCCCGGAGGCGCTATTCACCCATGTCTGCGGCTTGAAGGTGATCGTGCCTTCCAATCCCTATGACGCCAAGGGCTTGCTGATCGCGGCGATCGAGGACCCCGATCCCGTCATGTTCCTCGAGCCGAAGCGGCTCTATAACGGCCCCTTCGATGGCCATCACGAGCGACCGGTGACACCCTGGTCGAAACATGATCTCGGCGAGGTACCCGACGGCCATTACACGATCCCGATCGGCAAGGCCGAGGTGCGGCGCGCGGGGTCGGCGGTGACGGTTGTCGCCTATGGCACGATGGTGCATGTGGCTCTCGCGGCGGCCGAGGATGCCGGCATCGATGCCGAGGTGATCGATCTCAGGAGCCTGCTGCCGCTCGATCTCGATACGATCGTCAAATCGGTCACCAAGACCGGGCGCTGCGTCGTGGTGCACGAGGCGACCTTGACGTCGGGCTTCGGCGCCGAGGTCGTGGCGCTGGTGCAGGAACATTGCTTCTATCATCTCGAAGCGCCTGTTGTGCGCGTTGCCGGCTGGGATACACCCTATCCGCATGCGCAGGAGTGGGACTATTTCCCCGGTCCCGGCCGGGTCGGACGGGCGCTTGCCGAAGTCATGGAGGCCTGA
- a CDS encoding dihydrolipoamide acetyltransferase family protein: MGEFIIKMPDVGEGVAEAELVEWHVKPGDPVREDMVIAAVMTDKATVEIPSPVDGTVIWLAGEIGDRIAVKAPLVRIETAGDTGETQPMSISQTPIAETAKVEIAKPAPKAPAPVAAPVEKPLAAPSVRLFARESGVDLRQVQGSGPAGRILREDIEQFLAQEHGTSPATVKNGLVRKTATEEIKLTGLRRRIAEKMVLSTSRIPHITYVEEVDMTALEELRATMNGDRRSGHPKLTVLPFLMRALVKAISEQPEVNATFDDDAGIITRHSAVHIGIATQTPAGLTVPVVRHAEARGIWDCAAEMVRLADAARSGTATRDELTGSTITISSLGALGGIVSTPVINHPEVAIIGVNKIATRPVWDGTQFVPRKMMNLSSSFDHRIIDGWDAATFVQRIRTLLETPALIFIEG, translated from the coding sequence ATGGGCGAATTTATCATCAAGATGCCCGATGTCGGGGAAGGGGTCGCCGAGGCCGAGCTTGTGGAATGGCATGTGAAGCCTGGAGATCCCGTCCGCGAGGACATGGTGATCGCCGCCGTGATGACCGACAAGGCGACGGTAGAAATTCCTTCTCCCGTCGATGGCACAGTCATCTGGCTCGCTGGGGAGATTGGAGACCGGATCGCGGTGAAGGCGCCGCTGGTGCGGATCGAGACGGCGGGAGATACCGGCGAGACTCAGCCCATGTCGATCTCGCAGACGCCGATTGCCGAAACGGCCAAGGTGGAAATTGCCAAGCCTGCGCCGAAAGCGCCAGCGCCCGTGGCGGCGCCGGTCGAAAAGCCGCTTGCCGCCCCTTCCGTGCGGCTCTTCGCCAGGGAAAGCGGTGTCGATCTGAGGCAAGTGCAGGGGAGCGGACCGGCGGGGCGTATCCTGCGCGAAGATATCGAGCAGTTCCTCGCCCAGGAGCATGGGACCTCTCCTGCAACGGTGAAAAACGGCCTTGTCAGGAAGACGGCGACCGAGGAGATCAAGCTCACCGGCCTGCGCCGCCGCATCGCCGAGAAAATGGTGCTTTCCACCTCGCGCATCCCCCACATCACCTATGTGGAAGAAGTGGATATGACCGCGCTCGAGGAGCTGCGCGCCACGATGAACGGCGACCGCAGGTCGGGTCACCCGAAGCTAACCGTTCTGCCTTTTTTGATGCGGGCGCTGGTCAAGGCGATTTCCGAGCAGCCGGAGGTCAACGCCACCTTCGACGATGATGCCGGCATTATCACGCGTCATAGTGCCGTGCATATCGGCATCGCCACGCAGACGCCGGCAGGCCTGACCGTGCCTGTGGTGCGGCATGCGGAAGCACGCGGCATCTGGGATTGCGCCGCCGAGATGGTCCGGCTGGCGGATGCGGCGCGCTCGGGCACGGCGACACGCGATGAGCTTACTGGCTCCACCATCACCATCAGCTCGCTCGGCGCGCTCGGCGGCATCGTTTCGACGCCCGTCATCAATCATCCCGAGGTGGCGATCATCGGCGTTAACAAGATTGCCACGCGGCCGGTCTGGGACGGCACGCAGTTCGTGCCGCGCAAGATGATGAACCTCTCCTCCAGCTTTGATCATCGCATCATCGACGGCTGGGATGCGGCGACCTTCGTTCAGCGCATCCGCACGCTCCTCGAAACACCGGCGCTCATTTTCATCGAAGGCTGA
- the lpdA gene encoding dihydrolipoyl dehydrogenase, giving the protein MKEIVCKLLVIGAGPGGYVCAIRAGQLGIDTVIVEAGKPGGTCLTVGCIPSKALIHAAEEFDATQKMLAGKNPMGIRIEGASIDLARTIAWKDGIVGRLTGGVSGLLQKARVKIVHGRARFRDGKTVEVETEIGQQIIRAETVVIATGSDPVELASLPFGGRVISSTEALSLTALPNKLVVVGGGYIGLELGTAFSKMGSEVTVVEATPQVLPLYDAELVRPVMRKLTESGIRVLTGAKAMGLADNGEALIVETSDGRRETLPADRVLVTVGRRPRTAGSGLEELDLDRAGPYLRIDDRCRTSMRGIYAIGDVTGEPMLAHRAMAQGEMVAEIIAGKKRAWDKRCIPAICFSDPEIVSAGLSPAEARAQGYEIRTGQFPFSANGRAMTMLSEDGFVRVVARADTNLVLGLQAVGAGVSELSAAFALAIEMGARLEDIAGTIHAHPTRSEAIMEAAAKALGSALHI; this is encoded by the coding sequence ATGAAAGAGATTGTCTGCAAGCTCCTCGTCATCGGCGCCGGCCCGGGCGGCTATGTCTGCGCCATCCGCGCCGGCCAGCTCGGCATCGATACCGTCATCGTCGAGGCAGGCAAACCGGGCGGCACCTGCCTGACGGTCGGCTGCATTCCCTCCAAGGCGCTGATCCATGCCGCCGAGGAATTCGATGCGACGCAGAAGATGCTCGCCGGCAAAAACCCGATGGGTATCCGCATCGAAGGTGCCTCGATCGATTTGGCAAGGACGATCGCCTGGAAGGATGGTATCGTCGGCCGGCTGACCGGCGGCGTCTCGGGACTGTTGCAGAAAGCCCGCGTCAAGATCGTCCACGGCCGGGCCCGTTTCCGCGACGGCAAGACGGTGGAGGTGGAGACCGAAATCGGCCAGCAGATTATTCGCGCCGAAACCGTTGTGATTGCCACCGGTTCCGATCCGGTGGAACTCGCCAGCCTCCCCTTCGGCGGTCGTGTCATCTCCTCGACCGAGGCGCTGTCGCTAACGGCACTGCCAAACAAGCTCGTCGTGGTCGGTGGCGGTTATATCGGGCTGGAGCTCGGGACGGCCTTTTCAAAGATGGGCTCCGAGGTGACTGTCGTCGAGGCAACGCCGCAGGTGCTACCGCTCTATGATGCGGAGCTGGTGCGTCCCGTGATGCGCAAGCTGACCGAGAGCGGCATACGCGTGCTGACGGGTGCGAAGGCGATGGGTCTCGCCGACAATGGTGAGGCATTGATCGTCGAAACGTCGGATGGCCGACGTGAAACCCTGCCGGCGGATCGCGTCCTCGTCACCGTCGGCCGCCGGCCGAGGACGGCGGGCTCGGGGCTCGAAGAGCTCGATCTCGATCGCGCCGGCCCTTATCTCAGGATCGACGACCGATGCCGCACCTCGATGCGCGGTATCTACGCGATCGGCGACGTAACCGGCGAACCGATGCTCGCCCATCGGGCCATGGCGCAAGGAGAAATGGTGGCGGAAATTATTGCGGGCAAGAAACGCGCCTGGGATAAGCGCTGTATTCCTGCCATCTGCTTTTCCGACCCCGAGATCGTCAGTGCCGGCCTCTCGCCGGCCGAGGCGCGGGCTCAGGGATATGAGATCCGCACCGGCCAGTTTCCGTTCAGCGCCAATGGGCGTGCGATGACGATGCTGTCCGAAGACGGCTTCGTGCGAGTCGTGGCGCGTGCCGACACCAATCTGGTTCTCGGCCTGCAGGCGGTGGGGGCAGGGGTTTCCGAACTCTCGGCGGCGTTTGCCCTGGCGATCGAGATGGGCGCGCGCCTCGAAGATATCGCTGGCACCATCCACGCGCATCCGACCCGCAGCGAAGCGATCATGGAGGCGGCAGCGAAGGCATTGGGGAGCGCGCTGCATATTTGA
- a CDS encoding sugar transferase encodes MSLKRVVDFLLAVIASLILLIPSLIVALCVRLTSPGPILYWSKRVGRFNQIFLMPKFRSMRIDTPTVATHLLENPDLFLTPIGSFLRKSSLDELPQLWCILAGKMSFVGPRPALYNQYDLIELRTAYGVDRLLPGLTGWAQINGRDELPIPEKVKFDVEYLNRRSFGFDMRILLLTAGKVIRRKGITH; translated from the coding sequence ATGAGTTTGAAACGAGTGGTGGATTTTCTCCTGGCGGTGATCGCGTCGCTGATACTGCTTATTCCAAGCCTTATCGTCGCTCTTTGTGTTCGCCTTACATCGCCGGGACCGATCCTTTATTGGTCAAAACGCGTCGGACGTTTCAATCAGATCTTCCTGATGCCGAAATTTCGCAGCATGCGCATCGACACGCCGACGGTTGCCACGCATCTGCTCGAAAATCCTGACCTGTTCCTGACGCCCATCGGCTCGTTTCTGCGCAAATCCAGCCTCGACGAATTGCCACAGCTCTGGTGCATTCTTGCGGGGAAGATGAGTTTCGTGGGACCACGACCGGCGCTGTATAATCAATATGATCTGATCGAATTGCGAACGGCCTACGGCGTCGACAGGCTCCTGCCTGGATTGACGGGGTGGGCGCAGATCAATGGGCGCGACGAATTGCCGATTCCCGAAAAGGTGAAATTCGATGTCGAATATCTCAATAGGCGCTCATTCGGCTTCGACATGCGCATTCTGCTTCTCACCGCCGGCAAGGTGATCCGCCGAAAGGGAATAACGCATTAA
- a CDS encoding nucleoside-diphosphate sugar epimerase/dehydratase codes for MPENTPTETPRSGWLLKPMQALVGPLLAMPRAAKRALALLVDAGFCALTIWLAYCFRLNEWTMLTGVQWLPVFVSLCMALPIFIVMGMYRAIFRYAGLGAFIAVLKAIAIYGVAFMTIFTALSVPGVPRTVGILQPFLLLIAIGLSRVGIRYWLGDAYQRILHKNTLAKMLIYGAGNAGRQLAGALTNSAELNVVGYLDDDPRLMGGIMGGLPIYDPADLPVLVEALGVRDVLLALPSASRQRRNEILEHIRKARVNVRTLPDLTALAQGRVAVSDIRELEIEDLLGREAVAPRQELLDKAMRNKVVMVTGAGGSIGGELCRQILRNAPSSLILIDQNEFALYNIHAELLKLAELYEQTSLQIVPILCSVRDQDRMEHIMESWRPQTLYHAAAYKHVPLVEHNAVEGIKNNVMGTLIAARAANKSGVSNFVLISTDKAVRPTNVMGASKRLAEMVLQALAAEPSADSVRTNFSMVRFGNVLGSSGSVVPLFRRQIREGGPVTLTHPNITRYFMTISEASQLVIQAGAMAEGGDVFLLDMGEPVRIADLARKMVELSGLAVRDNDNPEGDIELSVTGLRPGEKLYEELLIGDNPAGTEHPRIMKAREDFLLWPELSKKLASLTTTLDRNDMIGARAILAELVSGYSSTGEVSDLAFTGGAEAHRAGVGTSIAS; via the coding sequence ATGCCTGAAAACACGCCCACTGAGACGCCACGCTCAGGATGGCTTTTAAAGCCGATGCAGGCGCTTGTCGGTCCACTTCTGGCGATGCCGCGTGCTGCCAAACGCGCTCTGGCTTTGCTGGTGGATGCCGGCTTTTGCGCCTTGACGATCTGGCTGGCTTACTGTTTTCGTCTCAACGAATGGACGATGCTGACGGGCGTCCAGTGGCTGCCCGTCTTCGTTTCCTTGTGCATGGCGCTTCCCATCTTCATTGTGATGGGCATGTATCGGGCAATCTTCCGGTATGCGGGCCTTGGTGCCTTCATCGCTGTTCTGAAGGCCATTGCGATCTATGGCGTCGCCTTCATGACGATATTTACGGCGCTCAGCGTCCCCGGCGTCCCGAGGACCGTCGGTATTCTCCAGCCTTTCCTGCTGTTGATCGCGATCGGGCTGTCGAGGGTGGGTATCCGTTATTGGCTTGGGGATGCTTACCAGCGTATCCTTCATAAAAATACGCTTGCCAAAATGTTGATCTACGGGGCGGGAAACGCCGGGCGGCAGCTCGCGGGCGCCTTGACGAACAGCGCCGAACTCAATGTCGTCGGCTATCTGGATGATGATCCGCGCCTCATGGGCGGCATCATGGGTGGGTTGCCGATCTATGACCCCGCCGACCTTCCGGTGCTTGTCGAGGCGCTCGGCGTGCGTGACGTGCTCCTTGCTCTTCCCTCCGCATCGCGGCAGCGCCGCAATGAAATCCTGGAGCACATCCGCAAAGCCAGGGTGAATGTTCGCACGCTGCCGGACCTTACGGCCCTGGCTCAGGGGCGCGTCGCCGTCTCCGACATCCGTGAGCTGGAGATCGAAGATCTGCTCGGGAGAGAGGCGGTTGCGCCGCGGCAGGAATTGCTTGATAAGGCGATGCGCAACAAGGTGGTGATGGTCACGGGTGCGGGCGGCTCGATCGGCGGTGAGTTGTGCCGCCAGATCCTGCGCAACGCACCATCCAGCCTGATCCTCATCGATCAGAACGAGTTTGCGCTTTATAATATTCATGCCGAATTGCTGAAGCTGGCTGAGCTCTACGAACAGACAAGCCTGCAGATTGTTCCAATTCTCTGTTCCGTCCGCGATCAGGATCGCATGGAACATATCATGGAGAGCTGGCGACCTCAGACGCTCTATCATGCCGCTGCCTATAAGCACGTGCCTCTTGTCGAGCATAATGCTGTGGAAGGCATCAAGAACAACGTCATGGGCACGCTGATCGCGGCACGGGCGGCGAATAAATCTGGCGTTTCGAATTTCGTACTGATCAGCACGGACAAGGCCGTGCGTCCGACAAATGTGATGGGCGCCAGCAAGAGATTGGCGGAGATGGTCCTGCAGGCGCTTGCGGCGGAGCCGAGTGCCGATAGCGTGCGAACCAACTTCTCCATGGTCCGCTTCGGAAACGTCCTCGGCTCATCCGGATCTGTCGTGCCGCTGTTCAGGCGGCAGATCAGGGAAGGCGGTCCCGTTACGCTGACACACCCGAATATTACCCGCTATTTCATGACGATTTCGGAGGCTTCGCAACTCGTCATTCAGGCGGGCGCCATGGCCGAGGGCGGAGATGTTTTCCTGCTCGACATGGGCGAACCCGTTCGCATCGCCGATCTCGCCCGCAAGATGGTCGAGCTTTCCGGGCTGGCCGTCCGCGACAATGACAATCCTGAAGGGGATATCGAGCTTTCCGTTACCGGTCTCCGGCCCGGTGAGAAACTCTATGAAGAGCTGCTGATCGGGGATAATCCGGCGGGGACCGAACATCCTCGGATTATGAAGGCGCGTGAGGATTTCCTGCTCTGGCCCGAGCTTTCGAAAAAGCTTGCCTCGCTCACCACGACATTGGATCGAAATGACATGATCGGAGCACGAGCGATCTTGGCGGAACTCGTCTCCGGCTATTCGTCGACGGGTGAGGTCTCGGATCTGGCTTTTACCGGCGGTGCCGAAGCCCACAGGGCAGGGGTCGGAACGTCGATCGCCAGCTAG
- the gmd gene encoding GDP-mannose 4,6-dehydratase, with product MDTGMRKNRKVALITGITGQDGAYLAELLLEKGYIVHGLKRRSSSFNTSRIEHLYEDPHVENPRFILHFGDMTDSTNLIRVVQETQPDEIYNLAAQSHVQVSFETPEYTANADGTGTLRLLEAIRLLGLTKKTRFYQASTSELYGKVQEVPQSETTPFYPRSPYAAAKLYAYWIVVNYREAYGMHASNGILFNHESPIRGETFVTRKITRAAAAIHLGLQDRLYLGNLDAKRDWGHAREYVRGMWLMLQQDEPGDYVLATGETHSVRSFVDKAFAKVGIPIDWRGEGVEEKGYDKTSGQCVVEIDPAYFRPTEVDLLIGDPTKAHTKLGWKHETSLDQLVAEMVREDLKVMARNVPSVGVTKGFAYA from the coding sequence ATGGATACGGGAATGAGAAAAAATCGAAAAGTCGCATTGATTACCGGTATAACAGGCCAGGATGGTGCGTATCTGGCCGAACTGCTCCTGGAAAAGGGCTATATTGTTCACGGCCTCAAGCGGCGCTCATCGTCCTTCAACACAAGCCGTATCGAGCATCTCTACGAGGATCCGCATGTCGAAAATCCCCGATTTATCCTGCATTTCGGGGACATGACCGATTCAACCAATCTCATCCGGGTCGTTCAGGAAACGCAACCCGATGAGATCTACAACCTTGCCGCGCAAAGCCACGTTCAAGTCTCCTTCGAGACGCCCGAATATACGGCGAACGCGGATGGAACGGGCACGCTGCGGCTACTTGAAGCAATTCGTCTCCTGGGGCTGACCAAAAAGACCCGCTTCTATCAAGCGTCGACCTCGGAGCTCTACGGCAAAGTCCAGGAAGTCCCGCAGAGCGAGACGACGCCTTTCTACCCTCGATCACCCTACGCGGCGGCCAAGCTCTACGCTTATTGGATCGTGGTCAATTATCGCGAGGCCTATGGCATGCATGCCTCGAACGGCATTTTGTTCAATCATGAAAGCCCGATCCGCGGCGAAACATTCGTCACGCGCAAAATCACCCGGGCGGCGGCTGCCATCCATCTTGGACTGCAGGACAGGCTCTATCTCGGTAATTTGGATGCCAAGCGCGACTGGGGACATGCGCGAGAATATGTCCGCGGCATGTGGCTGATGCTGCAACAGGACGAACCGGGGGACTATGTCCTTGCGACCGGTGAAACGCACTCCGTTCGTTCCTTTGTTGACAAGGCCTTTGCCAAGGTGGGCATACCGATTGATTGGCGTGGGGAGGGGGTTGAGGAAAAGGGATACGATAAAACATCGGGTCAGTGTGTGGTAGAGATCGATCCAGCTTACTTCCGTCCGACTGAAGTTGATCTTTTGATCGGCGATCCGACGAAGGCGCATACGAAGCTTGGCTGGAAACATGAAACCAGTCTCGACCAGCTGGTAGCGGAGATGGTCCGGGAGGACCTGAAAGTGATGGCACGAAATGTTCCGTCGGTCGGTGTTACCAAAGGTTTTGCCTATGCCTGA
- a CDS encoding transposase has product MVRDLVRRFYKALKAWKQRPSPPAAPAFRRRFDRIFSLRTGYEALDKLLERLHRRKTELLKVLDHPEIPLHTNASENDLRSFVTKRKISGGTMSRDGRVARDVMLGLMKTCQKLGLSFYHYLGDRLGIGNVGQPVPPLSAIILARN; this is encoded by the coding sequence ATGGTCCGCGATCTCGTCCGGCGTTTCTACAAGGCGCTGAAAGCTTGGAAGCAGAGGCCCTCACCGCCGGCTGCCCCTGCCTTCCGACGACGGTTCGACCGAATCTTCAGCCTGCGCACCGGTTATGAGGCACTCGACAAGCTGCTTGAGCGGCTGCATCGAAGGAAGACCGAACTGCTGAAGGTGCTCGATCATCCCGAGATTCCGCTGCACACCAATGCATCCGAAAATGATCTGCGGAGCTTTGTCACGAAGCGAAAGATCTCCGGCGGCACGATGAGCCGCGATGGCCGTGTCGCACGCGACGTCATGCTTGGCCTCATGAAGACCTGCCAGAAGCTTGGGCTGTCCTTCTACCACTATCTCGGCGACCGGCTTGGTATCGGCAACGTCGGCCAACCGGTCCCGCCCCTGTCGGCGATCATTCTCGCTCGGAACTGA
- a CDS encoding peroxidase-related enzyme (This protein belongs to a clade of uncharacterized proteins related to peroxidases such as the alkylhydroperoxidase AhpD.), producing MSEVVHSFTTQVPRWQPYVVPVDLETATQEQREAMQVTPSNKGISTYVLTLAHDPESLAVRSPLFNLIMYGKDGLSPGERELGATAASVVNHCVYCAAVHASRFISHTKRTDVIDAIFADGLDAELDEHLQSIFDFSAHLSTTPPEATQADAQALADVGLSELESLDLVLSSAIFGWANRLMHTLGEPIKD from the coding sequence ATGAGCGAAGTCGTGCATAGCTTCACCACCCAGGTTCCGCGCTGGCAGCCCTACGTCGTTCCCGTCGATCTCGAGACCGCGACGCAGGAGCAGCGAGAGGCGATGCAGGTCACGCCCTCCAACAAGGGCATATCGACCTACGTCCTAACCCTTGCCCACGATCCGGAATCGCTTGCAGTGCGTTCTCCCCTGTTCAACCTGATCATGTATGGGAAGGATGGGCTTTCACCGGGCGAACGCGAGCTGGGCGCCACGGCCGCGTCGGTCGTCAACCACTGCGTCTATTGCGCCGCGGTCCATGCGTCGCGGTTCATCAGCCATACCAAGCGAACCGACGTGATTGACGCGATCTTCGCCGATGGATTGGACGCCGAACTCGACGAGCACCTTCAGTCAATCTTCGACTTCTCGGCACATCTGTCGACAACGCCGCCGGAAGCGACGCAAGCGGACGCGCAGGCGCTGGCCGACGTCGGCCTCTCCGAGCTTGAATCCCTGGATCTTGTTCTGTCATCCGCCATCTTCGGCTGGGCGAATCGCCTGATGCATACGCTCGGCGAACCCATCAAGGACTAG
- a CDS encoding CMD domain-containing protein, which yields MTLIETLASVRPGSALAEAMEKRAEILRLSEAAHDAVLLPRDPGGLSYGLRAALAARMARNNRNEALASHYDGLVERAAEAFTAKLAQPGANVGDERIAAIVKHADRLTIAPREATRGHIEELRSLGINDADIVRLSELAAFVNYQVRVIAGLALIGTKP from the coding sequence AGGCCGGGCTCGGCGCTCGCCGAGGCAATGGAAAAGCGCGCGGAGATCCTGCGCTTGAGCGAGGCCGCTCATGATGCGGTGCTCCTGCCGCGCGATCCCGGCGGCCTGTCGTATGGGCTTCGGGCAGCTCTCGCCGCCCGCATGGCCCGGAACAATCGCAACGAGGCGCTTGCGAGCCACTACGATGGCCTAGTGGAACGCGCCGCCGAAGCATTCACGGCGAAGCTTGCGCAACCGGGTGCGAACGTCGGAGATGAGCGGATCGCCGCGATCGTCAAACACGCCGACCGGTTGACGATCGCGCCGCGCGAGGCGACCCGCGGCCATATCGAGGAATTGCGCAGCCTCGGCATCAACGATGCCGACATTGTCCGGCTCTCGGAGCTTGCCGCCTTTGTAAACTACCAGGTGCGTGTCATCGCAGGATTGGCACTGATTGGAACAAAACCATGA